From the Xiphophorus hellerii strain 12219 chromosome 20, Xiphophorus_hellerii-4.1, whole genome shotgun sequence genome, the window TATACCAAAAAAGTTTCTCCAGAAAATTTACACCCGAATACCAATActtaaaattactcaagtaaaaatagaaagtacagtttagtaaaaaaaaaaaaaactcctaaaattataattttttttccccaaaaaattGACTCAAGTAAATGTCACTCACTAAACTATTCTCTATCCAGCTCTGCCTGTAACATGGTGGATATTTGATCCCTGTAAGACTTTCAGCAATATAATTTTCTTGTTGTCTAACAAGCCCTGTAtcacattaaataataaaatcaagaaaagcaATACTTTATATAAACTTACAATGGCCAAATGGCACCGAATAGTAGtgggaagaaataaagtatgGTGTGTTTGGGCGTGAGGTCGGCGGCGGGGCCTGGGTGGTGCCACTAACTGTAATTATGTCGCTGAAAGCTCCTCCTCCGTTCATTCTTAATCCCTCTGGCTCTGCCCGCTAATACTGCGGCTGAAATTCATCCACAAGGATCAGGCAGCCGCGCTACCAGAGCTCCCTGCTGACTTAATCCGCGCTTGGGACAGTGTTTTAACGCGCTTCCGGCGCGGTTTGGTTCCGAGAGACGGAGTCAAGTTTCCGGGAGAGTCCTGGAGGGCTCAGCCTGTCTTCCTGCTTGAACACCTGTGTGATTTTGACGGAGCGCTATCCCGGTGAGTTTAAAGGCCCTGCCACTGCCAGTCACTCCGCTTTCACATTATAATCCTCTCTGATGGATGCGCCCCCCTTTCAAAGGACGGCTTTAATTGCTGATTTATCTTCAGCTTGAGTTGATGATTAAGATAATGGGACATCACATTTTTCAAGCAGCTTGCCAACCTGTTGGTGCTGGGgttggttttgtttattattattactattatctGCAGCTCCTGGTTAATAGTGCAACAGTTCAGCAGCCTGGTGCAACTTTTaagacatgaaaacaaagaTATCCAGGCTACACAGTCTGGTTTGATTAACACTActgattgaaaaaaacaacttccagtTGGCAGATTATTATCCCTGAAAAGAGGCGTGTTTCACATACCACTGGTATGCTGCAGTGCTTGGAATGGAGACAAACCAGTTCATGTAACAGACAAGCAGGGAGGAACTAAATCTGATGCTTTTTCTGTCAGACCGCTGACTGTCTGGTTATTGTTTGGTTTCTGGCTTGTCCCTGCAGGGACCATCATGGCCTCAGCTGATGACACAGAAGGTACCCTGACTCCTGTGGACTTTATCCAGCTGCAGCACTACATGGAAGGTGAGCTCTCTTCTTACATCTATGGCAATAATAAATACACTCAAGtttgtaaaattatataaaaaaaaaggttaaatttttgattgattgatgtttttgtttcatttcttatcaaacttcaacttatttttatgtaattatatGCGTTTATGTTGCATGCTTATGTAGTCATTTTTGCTATAAACACCCTTTTAGCTGCCTTCAGTagttacatgtttttatttaatctcagtgtaaatACAGCTGCTCTACGGAGAAGCTTAAAGCATGTTTAGATTATAAAACAGTGAAGTACTGTTCAATATAATCTGATGGAAAGAGAAGGACACCACAGCAAACTTACCATCACATGGTCTTCCATCTAAAGTGAGGAgagttttattcagaaaatcaGCTGTCAGGCCCTTAGTAGCTCAGGAGGAGCatggaaaaatatctttttataagtgaaataatctgccagtgaaacaagtacttttttgtcaatattaaggacaaaaagacttaaaacaagcttctgtatcttgctaaaaagttagttttgtcttatttcaagtgtaataagatattttcactagaaactagaggGAAAaatggtaagattttgtgtttctgcagtgtgttagaatggcccagtcaaagtgcAGCTTTAAATGTAATTGAGAACCTGCAGCAAGTTTTCAAAATCAATATCTGCGGATGCTCTCCACActattttttgcagaaaaggATGGATGGTCAGGAATATCTGtgtctagatgtgcaaagctgtcATAGACATCACCCAAAAGATGTGCAGGTCTAATTGCAGTGAAAGCGTTTCCAAGGACTGATTCAGGGGggctaagaaaaaaatcatttcccCTCTAACTCACTGTTAGATGCTACTTGGAGAATTGTGGTTGCAACCAAGGTTcgctaaaactaacaaaataaggaaagctgaaattgagaaaacatttttgttagctgaaataaataaaaacggtaattaatggggaaaaactgaaactgactcGAACTATATTGTGCCTTTatataaaactaactaaaatatactgaaattttagatattattcatttttgtgtttattaatctatttattagccttttcAACTGTtatgaaatagatttttttcacccGCACAAGCAGTTTACGTCAGCTGTCGATAAATTACGGCTCTCTCTACTCCTCCTGGCAGCACAATGGCGACAGCAAAAGTGGGAGAACGTACCAGTCATTTGGTTGATCAACAATAATTGAATAACGTTTTTGAAAATGGTATCTTCTGTAAAGTATTCATTACCCAATTGATATGTACACAatcacaatacaatacaatttggttcatttttaggtGCAGGATTCAAATAggtcaaagtaaaaataaatgaaaagcacTACTATAAATGATAGAAATTAACCCAAAACTAAGCAACATATaactaataataactaataaaaactagcaaacacactctaaaaactGAATTAGGCAAACGAAAAATCACaaccaaataaaactaaactataatgaGAAACCCAAAACTATTATATTGGTTGCAATTTAAGAAAAGTTTGCAAAAGTTCAAAGTGGGGCTTGATTACTTTTGTGAATTAGTGTAAACTGGTGTAAGCTGCTCAATAAGAGCTGAATAAAACCTCACATATACGGCAAGAGTGGACACACCCACCGTTCTCTTTGTGCGAGTGTCCAAATAGGTCAGTAATCCTGCACTTTCACAGACTGAAAACAGTCCAGTATTAGGAAAGGTCCATAAATGCTAATTAAGATAAGCGAGGTGAGCAAAGTCCATTCAGACGAGACCAGTCCACGCACCCATCAGATCGGCCATTAAATCCTGTTAAAAGTGACGGCGGCCTCCAGCGCCGTCTGACTGGGTGAACTGTGAACACGTCAACTCTCGTTCACCTTCTCTGGAGAAGCCATTAAACTGCAAGTGAACGCTGCGGCTCTGGGGTCACAGCTAATGCCGAATTATATGGGACCTCTTGACGGGGAAGCTGCACCGATCTAAAAATACTCTGTCTACTCAAAGGCTTTGGTAGAAATGAAATGGGTCTGTAGGCCTTTATTTGGATGCTGGATAATGAATGAATAGATAATTACATGTACCATGTGCTCAGAGGCGGTGTGTGTTTGCTCAGACTGTGGGACCCAAAGGaatgttttataaacacacacacacacacacagtttatTCATGGCCCCACTTACTGATACTCCCACCTTTTAGTTGCTGCTTTAACAAGAACAAACCGTGTGTCTGATTTGGATTTGCAATTAGACATACTCAGTTGTATTGTCGGATTTGTTGTAATCAGTTCAGATGCAGGAAAGTTAACATTCATTTGAAGTTTATCACTTTGACGACTCCAAAATCCTCCTTGCAGAAAGCGGCTTGAGGGTCAAAGATGTGATTAAGGAGTTTCATCCAGGTGGCCGACACGCCAAGCACACTTCTGGAGAGGTaactaatgatttttttaatcagtccgtccgtccgtccgtccgtccgtccatccgaGTTCAGACTAAATCCACCAAttcttaattttggaaaaacacTTAGTCTAAAACCAGATGTTAAATGTGTGATTAATGTCTGCTTTAACACACAAGTGAATATTGATTTGTCATGTGACTGTTGATCTTCTCCCTATTTGGTACTTTAGCACTTTTTCTTGTGCTACTTGGAGCAAAACCACTACAGGATGTTTCCAGTTTCATAACTAATGTCtgataaaagttattttagtgGAATTTTTCAGTTATCTGGTCTCATACAGGGATCAGAACAAAAACCTTTAGACATGCGGTGTACTACAAAATCTTTAGAAAATATGATTCAATTTAGACACTCAGAATTTTTATAATTACATTTCTTGAtaatttatagaaatatttaactaccagaaaaatgtaattgatAAGCAAGGGTTCAAATACATGAGAAAAACCCAGATAAGGGGAAATTTGAttcaattaatgtttttaaatatttactttaagcctgtcacaataaacaataaatcaattaattgcatgctAAATTAAAGTGAGCACTTCATAATCTAATTTacttattgttgttttggttgtttttgtttatttattttgtatatttaaaatgtttctccagTTCCAGTTGTAAATGTTCTTTAGGAATTAAACTTTTTTGGTCCTTGATATTTGCGTTATTCTGCCATTGTGAtgatattagttgaaaatggtctcaaaatgacaatattatcatCCATCACAATTATTTCtaggacaatttttttttctccagcaaCATTTGTCATTGTGACAGCAGTAATTATCTATTTGCTTGAATGCAGTCACCgtgttttgaatttaaattaaaaatgaatttttatcCTGGTTGTTGTAATAGAGCTGTGGAGTCAGTGTGAGTGTAGATGTGACCCTGTGTCTCTCCTCAGTGCCTCTGTCTGGAGGGCTTCTCTCTCTTCCTGAAGACTTACCTGGAAGTGGAGTACTTCCCTCCAAACTTCTGCCAAAAGCTCTTTAACTATTTTCAACAAGCAGAGCAAGACGGGTCTCCAAAAAGGTCCACGCCTCATGGAGGTAATTCATTAAAATACCTGAAATGTTTTCCGGGGCATCAGGATTAAATGTCTGCTGTTTATGCATGAGTGGGATTCTCAGTATTTCCTTAAGGAGATCAAATAAAGGAATGCTAAGGAGACTGTTTGCTCAGCGCCCCACTTGTTTGTTggttttacttttgctttttttgtttttgtgtcacatGAAGACTTTGTGCCCGCAGGCACTGATTTCATTGACTAGCAGAAAGCTAACTGTGACGTTTTCTCCTATTTTACAAAAACTCTAAAGTCTAAAAGTGAAGTTGTCTTGTTTTAACCTCATGTAATGGATTGAAGTTTTCCAGTTGCTGCACAGTGTCTGTCCTTTCAGGTGGGGTTTTTCTTCGTGACGTTTCCTGCTACTTCTCGGTGCTGGAGGAAGGACAGCCACGGGAAAAGCTTGAGTGTTGGTTCAGTTTATGTTTTACTCTAGAacagattaattaaaaatgattgtgCAGAAATGACTCAGCTTTTTGTTTGGTTCCAGTTACCTTCAAACTTTATGACAAAGATGGAAATGGACTCTTGGACAGTTCTGTAAGTATGAATGGGACCTTTATGCTTTAATAGGAAAAGAAGAGACATATTTACTAATTTTCAAGTTACACTagttataaattaaaaacaaaattattggagatgcaccaatcaatgACCCACTGGTTAAATAATCTTCTTTCCTTTGATCAGCTGTGACTTGTTATCAAAAAACATGCAATGAAATACAGGAAAATAAGACTTTATTAGTCATTTAATGCAGAAAACCTAAGAATTCACATTATTATGTGTCTACAAATGCATTAATTAACAGCACCTATGTTAATTTTATGGAAATATATAGTCAGATAAGACCATTAAACCAACCATTTATCCACCTGCTTGTAGTTTTTAATTAAGTACTCCAAGTATCAATCGACCAGAGATCAAAATTAACCAGTACTCCCTCGACtatctctgattggtcagtttaaATACTGAAGAGTCAAAATCCAATCTCTGCATCAGAGACCTTAACCCTTCTTTTGAGAAATGTTgcacttttaacttttactcCTTGCTACACTGGATGTTctggctgtttttgtttctaatctTTGTGTCATATATGTTTTTGCACACTGACTAAGATGGATAAGATTATGTAAAAACTCACCAGAATGGTCTCATCTCCAGGAAGTGGATCGTATAATTGCACAGATGATGCGAGCCGCTGATTACCTGGGCTGGGACGTGACTGAACTGAGACCAGTATAACTTCTGTTTCTATTCTTTGCTTCCCTTAATATGTGTACTATGAAGTATAAATGTCCTGTTTATAACTggataaaattatgttttaggtTCTCAAAGACATGATGACTGCAATAGATGTTGACGAAAGTGGGACTGTCAATCTGGAGGAATGGGTCAAGGGAGGCATGAACAATGTGCCTCTGCTTGTACTGCTTGGACTGAGGGTGAgacttatttaatttatttcagtaaaatttgtAAAGCTCACGTTTTGGAAACGTACAGTGATATGCTCCAGACTTTTATTTAGGTTCATTTTGGTGATTATggcttaaaaatagaaatgaaaatatttggttatcgtaaaatgtaaatattaagtaaggcaagtaaaaatagattttttttaaaaatggacagactttatgttttggtctacaccaggggtgtcaaactccagtcctcaagggccgctgtcctgcagtttttagatgtgccacaggtacaaaacactggaatgaaatggcttaattacctcctccttgtgtagatcagttctccacagccttgctaatgaccaaattattctattcaggtgtgttgcagcagaggcacatctaaaagttgcagggcagtggccctccaggactggagtttgacgcCTGCGCTCTACACAGTCATGAAAAAAGTGTAGCTTGAGCTTTCATATTACTTGAAAGTTTAATGGAAGAAAAGTTGCAGAAGAAGCCCAGATAACATACGGAGTGCATATATTAcctgttattttgttattaaaaaactatttttatagaTCTTAGGTGATATTCTAATTGCCTGAGAAAATGAGTCATTCATTAGCTGAAAGTCTTTATATTTGAACAAGATTACGCTGTGCACGAGTTccacattttgaatttaattactgAAATGAACTCAGTTTCGGTAATTCTCTAATGTATTGAGCTGCTCCTTTAATGTGGCCTTGAGTCTAAAAACTCAATCCGGTTCATTTCAGGACTCAACTCTTtataagtgtttttcttttgtcagtaACTTtgcttcttcctctttcttcctcACCCACAGATGACTGAGAAGGACGGCCAGCACATCTGGAGgctgaaacatttcaacaaacCCACCTACTGCGGCGTGTGTGAGAACATGCTGCTCGGCCTCGGCAAGCAAGGACTCTACTGCAACTGTAAGAGCTCGCAgctgccagcagggggcagccaAGCTCCTTCAGGTTTTCTTACCTGGTCTGCTGATGTGTTTTCTGTAAGCAGctctcttgtttgtttgttgttgtctttttatcTTGTAGGTTGTGCTTACACTGTCCACAACCAGTGTGCCAACAAGAACCCTGAGCCATGCGCTCGGACCTTCGTCAAAACCAAAGAGGAAATTGGCGTAAGGAACACAAACCTcactttttatttccacttcaaccagtttggttttatttctgctttccaGCTTTGTTTATAAGTGAATTtcaattttacattaaatcacaGCTCCAGATGTGTTTAAGACAGTATTGTTGCCTCACTTCTTGTTTTTTACCCAACAGCGTCTGTAAACACTTTGACTACAGAGACCATAATAGTGTATTAGTCAGCCAGTGCAGCCCATCAGTGTTTTTTAAGTGCGGATTACAGCTGGTACAGTCTGCTCTGTGCAGCTGGTAAATGTCCTAATTCTGCATAAGGACAGACAATATTCTGCTCCATCTCCTTTTCAGCGTGTGGCGTCAGTGCCACAGCTTACAGGTTTTTACAGAGTCATGTTGCAGACCTCAGCAGTGGGCTGAACAGACGTGCTTTTGTCTTCAGGAGGAAGGAGTATTAGAAACAGGCTTTAATGGTGTTGTGTGTACAGTGGGATCATTTGTTGGCACGCctggtaaaaatatttaaagggaaaaaaaaaaggcttaactGTTGTGTCGATGCacaaaaatctaacatttaatttagttCATTCAGTTGGTAAGAAAATCAATGTTAAGAAATAATAGTTACAATTGTTAGTAATCTCTAAAATACATGaaactaaaagattttttagaattatgctttactttttatgctttttcagagtttttaagCTCTGATGTGATTTTTACTGGAGCTTTTAGTGTTTCTAGTGGGGAAATTCAGTTCCATCGTTCAAGGAAAATGCAAGAAATCAAACCATATTGATATTTCGTTAATGAGAGCCTGACTCTTCACACATTGTAGATTTAGAGAAAATTTGCAAAGAGAAATAGTCAAAGACCTCTCCATTTATACTGCAACTTTATGAAATGTTAAAGGAAAAGTTCAGGATAAAAAGCAGGATCAATAAACctgcttttaaaaactgttgatttgtcatacattttttcttttatttctttgtttcatgaTGTTCTTTTCGCTGTATTATATTCTTAATTTTGCTGTAAATGTTGTTGATGAAACtgagaattaaattaaaaataaaagacaacatACTGTCCTGTTGGCAAAAGGGACTTTGACAAAGGTATTGGCAGCAAAGATGCCAATAATTGTGCCATTGTTGGATATTATTAAGAACAATTATTTCTTCATAAGgtattttttccacaatgaATCAATGTGGTGTTGGGTTTTTCAGTGAAAGAtaaaaagattattattttcGAGTGGTTCACAATTTTTCACACATCTTCACAAGGTGAATGtttatcaaaaaatgtaaaatcggAGCTGCCCAAACCTTCCACAGCTGGTCTGTAATGActcttttaagttagttttatcatttatttagaACATGAACTTTCAGACCCATcggtttttaaatgaataaaatgaaaatgcaacagaatacttttgttttacttcagaAAGCAACTCATGACTGGATCAAAGCTGACTGTAATGCCACTAAGTGTCAGGTCTGCTTCAAGAAGATCAAAACTTTAGCAGGGAAGCACTGCGTGTGGTGCCAGGAGATGGTGAGGACGATTCTTTGGATACTTTGGCATAAAACCTGAAGGTAGACAGGGTCGTGTTTGGTAACCaaatctggtttatttttaagcGCCATGATGAGTGTGTTGTGCCCGGTGTACCGAAATGTGACTGTGGCGATCTGAAGGATCATATTTTGCCGCCATGGGTCATCTACCCCGTCTCAAAGGTAAAATGAGAAAACACGTTTTCGCTTTACATTTACGATCCTTGCAGTTGACtttttgttggtgctgcagGAGGAAGACACCAACCTGTTGAGCGTCACTCCTGACGGCCACATC encodes:
- the dgkab gene encoding diacylglycerol kinase, alpha b isoform X2, which encodes MASADDTEGTLTPVDFIQLQHYMEESGLRVKDVIKEFHPGGRHAKHTSGECLCLEGFSLFLKTYLEVEYFPPNFCQKLFNYFQQAEQDGSPKRSTPHGGGVFLRDVSCYFSVLEEGQPREKLEFTFKLYDKDGNGLLDSSEVDRIIAQMMRAADYLGWDVTELRPVLKDMMTAIDVDESGTVNLEEWVKGGMNNVPLLVLLGLRMTEKDGQHIWRLKHFNKPTYCGVCENMLLGLGKQGLYCNCCAYTVHNQCANKNPEPCARTFVKTKEEIGKATHDWIKADCNATKCQVCFKKIKTLAGKHCVWCQEMRHDECVVPGVPKCDCGDLKDHILPPWVIYPVSKEEDTNLLSVTPDGHILQIANILGTHPLLVFVNPKSGGKQGERVLRKFQGLLNPRQVYNLNNGGPIRGLHFFRNLHQFNILVCGGDGTVGWLLDAIDKMNISVHPPVAVLPLGTGNDMARCLRWGGGYEGSDLKETLKEVKDSQQIPLDRWSIKVTPKNPQDAGDPVPYEIMNNYFSIGVDASIAHRFHSMREKHPQKFNSRMKNKLMYFEFATSESFSSSCKNLKDCLSITCCGKPLNLGNSLEGIAVLNIPSMHGGSNLWGESKKTDGAPEAVHGEVITDHELLKTATQDISDKRFEVVGLEGVLEMGQIYTGLKSAGHRLAQTSEITISTTKALPMQIDGEPWMQPPCEIMAQ